From the genome of Miscanthus floridulus cultivar M001 chromosome 10, ASM1932011v1, whole genome shotgun sequence, one region includes:
- the LOC136489312 gene encoding uncharacterized protein — translation MTKKQNNGFEVFVGKVGKGAEDRFHLDAETSVDFASELELVVCLRYVDKKGRVVERFIGVVHVENPKAATIKTAIESLLRDHSLSWSRELQLALVPVLMENDACADFFQQLVFLESFLKMSCRKAQMLQIPEAQQEQLEIMQGNDEWEKILKDVTTFCAKHDIKVPSMDDIYEPVLKPKGFLRKVKNLQHYRVEIFTSILDRALQELNDRLDKINTDFLLNVESLDPASSFYPYNKDKVLRLARSYPKDFSSTDLLHLPSHLTRFIADMREDERFRKVKSFVELSVMLVKTKKSLKHPIVYKLLKLVLVLPIATASVERAFSAMDLVKNKLTNIVGEQLLNDCLVTFIEREVFMQVKDEAMASCFQAIVGV, via the exons ATGACGAAGAAACAGAACAATGGATTTGAAGTCTTTGTGGGAAAGGTCGGGAAAGGTGCAGAAGACCGCTTCCACCTTGATGCCGAAACCTCCGTCGATTTTGCTTCAGAGCTTGAG CTGGTTGTTTGCTTGCGGTATGTGGACAAGAAAGGGAGGGTCGTTGAGAGGTTCATTGGGGTTGTGCATGTTGAGAACCCGAAGGCCGCAACAATTAAGACTGCAATTGAATCCTTGCTCAGGGATCACTCTTTGAGCTGGTCTAGG GAACTGCAGTTGGCACTTGTTCCTGTTCTTATGGAGAATGATGCTTGTGCTGATTTCTTTCAGCAACTTGTATTTTTGGAGAGCTTTCTTAAAATGTCCTGCAGAAAAGCTCAAATGCTTCAAATACCTGAAGCTCAACAG GAACAGTTAGAAATAATGCAAGGGAATGATGAATGGGAAAAAATTCTTAAAGATGTCACTACTTTTTGTGCGAAGCATGACATCAAAGTCCCTAGCATGGATGATATTTATGAGCCAGTTTTAAAACCAAAGGGGTTCTTGAGAAAAGTCAAGAATCTCCAACATTACCGTGTTGAAATTTTCACAAGCATCCTTGATAGAGCACTTCAAGAGTTAAATGACAGGTTGGATAAGATAAACACAGATTTTCTTCTTAACGTGGAATCACTCGATCCAGCTAGTTCATTTTACCCATATAACAAGGACAAGGTACTTAGACTTGCTAGGTCTTATCCCAAGGACTTTTCAAGCACAGATTTGTTGCATCTTCCAAGCCATCTTACAAGGTTTATTGCTGATATGCGTGAGGATGAAAGGTTTAGGAAAGTGAAAAGTTTTGTTGAGCTTTCTGTTATGCTTGTTAAAACCAAGAAGAGCCTCAAACATCCTATTGTTTACAAGCTTCTTAAATTGGTGCTGGTTCTTCCCATAGCAACTGCTAGCGTTGAAAGGGCATTTTCTGCAATGGATCTTGTTAAGAATAAGCTAACAAATATAGTGGGGGAACAATTATTGAATGATTGTCTGGTTACATTCATTGAGAGGGAGGTTTTCATGCAAGTTAAGGATGAGGCCATGGCATCTTGCTTCCAAGCCATAGTAGGAGTGTAA